The following coding sequences lie in one Rutidosis leptorrhynchoides isolate AG116_Rl617_1_P2 chromosome 4, CSIRO_AGI_Rlap_v1, whole genome shotgun sequence genomic window:
- the LOC139843330 gene encoding uncharacterized protein isoform X1 yields MTTVGTTMDQPDKANKLGAKNIDKVQNSASGFKRWGRKGPFIRYGLPMISLTVFGALGLGHLLQGSKDIAKVKDDQEWEILETKKALSRTGPIEAYKPKNLSLEEELKYLRMTTVGTTMDQPDKANKLGAKNIDKVQNSASGFKRWGRKGPFIRYGLPMISLTVFGALGFGHLLQGSKDIAKVKDDQEWEILETKKALSRTGPIEAYKPKNLSLEEELKFFKNRFNLSRISCISRSVELEGFGGRVCIFALQSPNKRMYWG; encoded by the exons ATGACAACAGTTGGAACAACTATGGATCAACCTGATAAAGCTAATAAACTTGGAGCTAAAAATATTGATAAAGTTCAAAATTCAGCTTCAGGGTTCAAAAGATGGGGAAGAAAAGGGCCATTTATTAGATACGGTCTTCCTATGATCTCACTCACTGTTTTTGGAGCACTTGGGCTTGGTCATCTCTTGCAGGGCAG CAAGGATATAGCTAAGGTGAAAGACGACCAAGAGTGGGAGATTCTTGAAACAAAAAAAGCTCTTTCAAGAACAGGACCGATTGAAGCTTACAAACCTAAAAACTTATCTCTTGAGGAGGAGCTAAAG TATCTAAGGATGACAACAGTTGGAACAACTATGGATCAACCTGATAAAGCTAATAAACTTGGAGCTAAAAATATTGATAAAGTTCAAAATTCAGCTTCAGGGTTCAAAAGATGGGGAAGAAAAGGGCCATTTATTAGATACGGTCTTCCAATGATCTCACTCACTGTTTTTGGAGCACTTGGGTTTGGTCATCTCTTGCAGGGCAG CAAGGATATAGCTAAGGTGAAAGACGACCAAGAGTGGGAGATTCTTGAAACAAAAAAAGCTCTTTCAAGAACGGGACCGATTGAAGCTTACAAGCCCAAAAACCTATCTCTTGAGGAGGAGCTAAAG TTCTTCAAGAACCGTTTTAACTTATCCCGAATAAGCTGCATCTCTCGGTCTGTTGAACTTGAGGGTTTTGGAGGGCGTGTATGCATATTTGCACTTCAGAGCCCTAATAAACGAATGTATTGGGGGTGA
- the LOC139843330 gene encoding uncharacterized protein isoform X2, producing the protein MTTVGTTMDQPDKANKLGAKNIDKVQNSASGFKRWGRKGPFIRYGLPMISLTVFGALGLGHLLQGSKDIAKVKDDQEWEILETKKALSRTGPIEAYKPKNLSLEEELKYLRMTTVGTTMDQPDKANKLGAKNIDKVQNSASGFKRWGRKGPFIRYGLPMISLTVFGALGFGHLLQGSKDIAKVKDDQEWEILETKKALSRTGPIEAYKPKNLSLEEELKALQQSVDINNYDYKKIPKPNKAN; encoded by the exons ATGACAACAGTTGGAACAACTATGGATCAACCTGATAAAGCTAATAAACTTGGAGCTAAAAATATTGATAAAGTTCAAAATTCAGCTTCAGGGTTCAAAAGATGGGGAAGAAAAGGGCCATTTATTAGATACGGTCTTCCTATGATCTCACTCACTGTTTTTGGAGCACTTGGGCTTGGTCATCTCTTGCAGGGCAG CAAGGATATAGCTAAGGTGAAAGACGACCAAGAGTGGGAGATTCTTGAAACAAAAAAAGCTCTTTCAAGAACAGGACCGATTGAAGCTTACAAACCTAAAAACTTATCTCTTGAGGAGGAGCTAAAG TATCTAAGGATGACAACAGTTGGAACAACTATGGATCAACCTGATAAAGCTAATAAACTTGGAGCTAAAAATATTGATAAAGTTCAAAATTCAGCTTCAGGGTTCAAAAGATGGGGAAGAAAAGGGCCATTTATTAGATACGGTCTTCCAATGATCTCACTCACTGTTTTTGGAGCACTTGGGTTTGGTCATCTCTTGCAGGGCAG CAAGGATATAGCTAAGGTGAAAGACGACCAAGAGTGGGAGATTCTTGAAACAAAAAAAGCTCTTTCAAGAACGGGACCGATTGAAGCTTACAAGCCCAAAAACCTATCTCTTGAGGAGGAGCTAAAG GCTTTGCAGCAGAGTGTTGACATAAACAACTATGACTATAAGAAGATCCCCAAACCAAATAAAGCTAACTGA